A window of Streptomyces armeniacus contains these coding sequences:
- the ehuB gene encoding ectoine/hydroxyectoine ABC transporter substrate-binding protein EhuB yields MAPPLRASTPFNGKGISRRSLLAGAAAAGAFGVAGCSRAPDEGEVEGGDLLERLRDKGSVRIGIASEPPFGYINDEGDATGEAPEIAKVIFKRLGVPEVKAIPVDFSALIPGLKAQQFDIVSAGMYITPDRCEQVLFADPEYIMPDAFIVKKGNPHNIKTYQDIADKKLKIASGEAYAEIATAESYGLKVEIYPDQVAGLNAVTTGRVDAFAGTNVTVETVVKGARKAEATPAFTPKTADGKPAIGAGGFAFRLSEKNFRDAVNKELHKLKQNDYEELLKIVSPFGFGKTEMTDLTAKELCG; encoded by the coding sequence ATGGCTCCACCACTTAGGGCGAGTACGCCATTCAACGGAAAAGGGATCAGCCGCCGCTCACTGCTCGCAGGAGCGGCGGCGGCGGGTGCGTTCGGCGTGGCCGGATGCAGCCGAGCACCGGACGAAGGGGAAGTGGAAGGGGGCGACCTCCTGGAGAGGCTGCGGGACAAGGGGAGCGTCCGGATCGGCATCGCGAGCGAGCCGCCGTTCGGATACATCAACGACGAGGGCGATGCCACGGGGGAAGCGCCGGAGATCGCCAAGGTGATCTTCAAAAGACTCGGCGTTCCCGAGGTCAAGGCGATCCCGGTGGACTTCTCCGCACTGATTCCCGGCCTCAAGGCACAGCAGTTCGACATCGTCTCGGCGGGGATGTACATCACCCCGGACCGTTGCGAGCAAGTGCTGTTCGCCGATCCGGAATACATCATGCCGGATGCCTTCATCGTGAAGAAAGGCAACCCGCACAACATCAAGACGTACCAGGATATCGCCGACAAGAAGCTCAAAATCGCTTCCGGTGAAGCTTATGCCGAAATTGCGACGGCCGAGTCGTACGGTCTCAAGGTGGAGATCTACCCGGACCAGGTCGCGGGCCTGAACGCCGTGACGACCGGCCGTGTTGACGCGTTCGCGGGCACCAACGTCACTGTCGAGACCGTGGTGAAGGGCGCCCGCAAGGCCGAGGCCACCCCGGCCTTCACGCCGAAGACGGCGGACGGCAAACCCGCCATCGGCGCGGGCGGCTTCGCCTTCCGGCTCAGCGAGAAGAACTTCCGCGACGCCGTCAACAAGGAGCTGCACAAGCTCAAGCAGAACGACTACGAAGAGCTGCTGAAGATCGTCAGTCCCTTCGGTTTCGGCAAGACCGAGATGACCGACCTGACCGCGAAGGAGCTGTGCGGCTGA
- a CDS encoding LLM class flavin-dependent oxidoreductase — MRPLGPAGPGGTPFEARGSAPVPLSVLDLATVGVGSTATEALRASARIARIAEERGFTRFWVAEHHSMPGVASTSPAVILAHLAAHTERVRLGSGGVMLPNHAPLVIAEQFGTLEALAPGRIDLGLGRAPGTDGATAAALRRTDNLREGADEFPQQLAELTRFLDDDFPDDHRYARIHAVPGPVQGGDGGRPPVWLLGSSGFSARLAGQLGLPFAFAHHFSAANTIPALELYRESFRPSAALSEPYALIGVSALAADEEREARRQVLTGALAMLRLRTGRPGLVPTPEEAEAYSFSPVERDFVDGWLGNVIHGTPDAVRDGLDALTKRTGADELMITANAHTPEIRVRSYDLIATAYAMPTSR, encoded by the coding sequence ATCCGCCCCCTGGGCCCTGCGGGCCCGGGAGGTACCCCCTTCGAGGCCAGGGGCAGCGCCCCCGTGCCGTTGTCCGTCCTCGACCTGGCGACCGTGGGCGTCGGCAGCACCGCGACCGAAGCGCTCCGCGCGTCCGCGCGCATCGCCCGGATCGCCGAGGAACGCGGCTTCACCCGCTTCTGGGTCGCCGAACACCACTCCATGCCGGGCGTCGCGAGCACCTCCCCGGCGGTGATCCTCGCCCATCTCGCCGCCCACACCGAACGCGTACGGCTCGGCTCCGGCGGCGTGATGCTGCCCAACCACGCGCCGCTGGTCATCGCCGAGCAGTTCGGCACGCTGGAGGCACTCGCCCCCGGCCGTATCGACCTCGGCCTCGGCCGCGCGCCCGGCACCGACGGGGCGACGGCCGCCGCCCTCCGGCGGACGGACAACCTCCGCGAGGGCGCCGACGAGTTCCCGCAGCAACTCGCCGAACTCACCCGCTTCCTCGACGACGACTTCCCCGACGACCACCGCTACGCCCGCATCCACGCCGTACCCGGCCCCGTACAGGGCGGCGACGGCGGCAGGCCGCCGGTGTGGCTGCTCGGCTCGTCGGGCTTCAGCGCCCGCCTCGCGGGACAGCTGGGCCTGCCGTTCGCCTTCGCGCACCACTTCTCGGCGGCCAACACGATCCCGGCCCTCGAGCTCTACCGCGAGTCCTTCCGCCCCTCCGCCGCGCTGTCCGAGCCGTACGCCCTGATCGGCGTGTCCGCCCTGGCCGCGGACGAGGAACGCGAGGCCCGCCGCCAGGTGCTGACCGGCGCCCTGGCCATGCTCCGGCTCCGTACGGGCCGCCCGGGGCTGGTCCCCACACCGGAGGAGGCGGAGGCGTACTCCTTCAGCCCGGTCGAACGCGACTTCGTCGACGGCTGGCTCGGCAACGTCATCCACGGCACCCCCGACGCCGTACGCGACGGCCTGGACGCGCTGACCAAGCGCACGGGCGCGGACGAACTGATGATCACGGCCAACGCCCACACCCCGGAAATCCGCGTCCGCAGCTACGACTTGATCGCCACGGCGTACGCGATGCCCACGTCGCGCTAA
- a CDS encoding D-2-hydroxyacid dehydrogenase has product MSETCVLVLDADPLPRLERLEGRARIVHADEKSLAERLPEADVLLVWDFLSNAVREAWPGEGARPRWVHTPSAGVDRLLPELAGSDVVLTNARGVFDQPIAEYVAGLVLAMAKDFFGSRELQRQRRWQHRETMRVGGSRAVVVGSGPIGRKIGRTLRGLGVQVDLVGRTQRDGDPEFGRVHGSGALHGLLGEADWVVCVAPLTEESRGMFDAAAFSRMKRSARFINVGRGQHVVEDDLVEALLSHRISGAALDVFMEEPLPVESRLWDVPGLLVSPHMSGDTVGWRNDLAEQFLDNFDRWYAGEPLLNVVDKDLGYVRAD; this is encoded by the coding sequence ATGTCCGAAACATGTGTTCTTGTCCTGGATGCCGACCCTCTTCCCCGGCTCGAACGGCTCGAGGGACGGGCACGAATCGTGCACGCCGACGAGAAATCCCTGGCAGAGCGGCTGCCGGAGGCCGACGTGCTGCTCGTCTGGGACTTCCTCTCGAACGCCGTACGGGAGGCCTGGCCGGGCGAGGGTGCCCGGCCGAGGTGGGTGCACACGCCGAGCGCGGGCGTCGACCGGCTGCTGCCGGAGCTCGCCGGTTCGGACGTGGTCCTGACTAATGCCCGCGGCGTCTTCGATCAGCCCATCGCGGAATATGTGGCAGGGCTGGTTCTGGCCATGGCCAAGGATTTCTTCGGCAGCCGGGAATTGCAGCGCCAGCGGCGCTGGCAGCACCGGGAGACCATGCGCGTCGGCGGGTCCCGCGCGGTGGTCGTCGGCTCGGGCCCGATCGGCCGGAAGATCGGCCGTACGCTCCGCGGACTCGGCGTCCAGGTGGACCTCGTCGGGCGTACGCAGCGGGACGGCGACCCGGAGTTCGGGCGGGTGCACGGCAGCGGCGCGCTGCACGGGCTGCTCGGCGAGGCCGACTGGGTCGTGTGCGTGGCGCCGCTCACGGAGGAGTCGCGCGGCATGTTCGACGCGGCGGCGTTCTCCCGGATGAAGCGGAGCGCCCGCTTCATCAACGTCGGACGCGGCCAGCACGTGGTGGAGGACGACCTCGTCGAGGCACTGCTGTCGCACCGGATCTCGGGGGCGGCGCTGGACGTGTTCATGGAGGAGCCGCTGCCGGTGGAGAGCCGGCTGTGGGACGTGCCCGGACTGCTGGTCTCCCCGCACATGAGCGGCGACACGGTGGGCTGGCGGAACGATCTCGCCGAGCAGTTCCTGGACAACTTCGACCGCTGGTACGCGGGCGAGCCCCTGCTCAACGTGGTGGACAAGGACCTCGGGTACGTCCGGGCGGACTGA
- a CDS encoding PepSY domain-containing protein, which yields MTRTASNKRKLLVAAIAAAAVAVGGTAAFAGDGGSGSDSGSGDKAAAQSSVRTTDDDADDRDDRDDRDDDRSDDQGDDRDDARGLAQAKIDAGEAVEKARAAVPGGVVESVELDDYRDKLAWQADVHGKDNKWHEVSIDAVNGKVLNQHVDQDDDHDDDSGRDDRDDRDDRNDD from the coding sequence ATGACCCGCACCGCTTCGAACAAGAGGAAGCTCCTCGTCGCCGCCATCGCCGCGGCCGCGGTCGCCGTCGGCGGCACGGCCGCCTTCGCCGGCGACGGCGGTTCCGGTTCGGACTCCGGCTCCGGCGACAAGGCGGCGGCCCAGTCCAGCGTGCGGACCACGGACGACGACGCGGACGACCGGGACGACCGCGACGACCGCGACGACGACCGCTCCGACGACCAGGGCGACGACCGCGACGACGCGCGCGGCCTGGCGCAGGCCAAGATCGACGCCGGCGAGGCGGTCGAGAAGGCGCGCGCGGCGGTCCCGGGCGGCGTGGTCGAGTCCGTCGAGCTGGACGACTACCGCGACAAGCTCGCCTGGCAGGCGGACGTCCACGGCAAGGACAACAAGTGGCACGAGGTCAGCATCGACGCGGTCAACGGCAAGGTCCTGAACCAGCACGTGGACCAGGACGACGACCACGACGACGACAGCGGCCGCGACGACCGCGACGACCGCGACGACCGGAACGACGACTGA
- a CDS encoding amidase, whose protein sequence is MSDLTALTAARLVAGYAAGDFSPVEVARAALERAEAAQPRVNAFVRINGEVALADARASEERWRRGEPAGLVDGVPVTVKDILLQRGMPTLKGSWSVREDGRAWDEDAPSVARLREHGAVFLARTTTPEFGWKGVTDSPRHGATGNPYDPERTAGGSSGGGAAAVALGAGPLSLGTDAGGSVRIPASFSGIFALKPTYGRVPMYPASAFGTLAHVGPMTRDAADSALLMDVISAPDPRDWAQLGPVHGSFRDGLSGGVAGLRIAYSPTLGGQVEVDPVVAAAVRRAVERLAELGAVVEETDPDLPDPVEEFHTLWFSGAARITQDFTDEQRAAMDPALREVCEEGARTSALDYLAAVDVRMALGRTMGLFHERHDLLVTPTMPITAFAKGVEVPDGSPLPRWTSWTPFTYPFNMTQQPACSLPCGVDGDGMPVGVQLVAARHQDALVLRAAHALYEAGAADIPGPGPV, encoded by the coding sequence TTGTCCGATCTCACCGCACTGACCGCCGCCCGGCTCGTGGCGGGGTACGCCGCCGGGGACTTCTCGCCGGTCGAGGTGGCGCGCGCCGCCCTGGAACGGGCCGAGGCCGCGCAGCCGCGCGTGAACGCGTTCGTCCGGATCAACGGCGAGGTGGCGCTCGCGGACGCCCGCGCGAGCGAGGAGCGGTGGCGGCGCGGCGAGCCCGCCGGGCTGGTCGACGGCGTGCCGGTGACCGTCAAGGACATCCTGCTCCAGCGCGGCATGCCGACCCTGAAGGGCTCCTGGTCCGTACGCGAGGACGGCCGGGCGTGGGACGAGGACGCGCCCTCGGTCGCGCGGCTGCGCGAGCACGGCGCGGTGTTCCTGGCGCGTACGACCACACCGGAGTTCGGCTGGAAGGGCGTGACGGACAGCCCGCGGCACGGCGCGACCGGCAACCCGTACGACCCCGAGCGCACCGCCGGCGGCTCCAGCGGCGGCGGCGCGGCGGCCGTGGCGCTGGGCGCGGGGCCGCTGAGCCTGGGTACGGACGCGGGCGGATCGGTCCGCATCCCCGCCTCGTTCAGCGGGATCTTCGCGCTGAAGCCGACGTACGGGCGGGTGCCGATGTATCCGGCGAGCGCGTTCGGGACGCTGGCGCACGTCGGGCCGATGACCCGGGACGCGGCGGACAGCGCGCTGCTGATGGACGTGATCAGCGCGCCCGACCCGCGCGACTGGGCACAACTGGGGCCGGTGCACGGCAGCTTCCGGGACGGGCTGTCCGGCGGCGTGGCCGGGCTGCGGATCGCGTACTCGCCGACGCTCGGCGGGCAGGTCGAGGTCGACCCCGTGGTGGCCGCCGCGGTGCGGCGCGCGGTGGAGCGGCTGGCGGAGCTGGGCGCCGTGGTGGAGGAGACCGATCCGGACCTGCCGGATCCGGTGGAGGAGTTCCACACGCTGTGGTTCAGCGGCGCCGCCCGGATCACCCAGGACTTCACCGACGAGCAGCGGGCGGCGATGGACCCGGCGCTGCGCGAGGTGTGCGAGGAGGGCGCGCGCACCAGCGCGCTGGACTACCTGGCGGCGGTCGACGTACGGATGGCGCTGGGCCGCACGATGGGCCTGTTCCACGAGCGCCACGACCTGCTGGTGACCCCGACGATGCCGATCACCGCGTTCGCGAAGGGCGTCGAGGTCCCGGACGGGTCGCCGCTCCCCCGCTGGACCAGCTGGACGCCGTTCACGTACCCGTTCAACATGACGCAGCAGCCCGCCTGCTCGCTGCCCTGCGGCGTGGACGGCGACGGGATGCCGGTGGGCGTGCAGCTGGTGGCCGCACGCCACCAGGACGCCCTCGTACTGCGGGCGGCGCACGCGCTCTACGAGGCGGGCGCCGCCGACATCCCCGGGCCCGGGCCGGTCTAG
- a CDS encoding response regulator transcription factor encodes MRLLIVEDERRLALSLAGGLTAEGFAVDVVHDGLEGLHRASEGAYDLIVLDIMLPGMNGYRVCSALRAAGDETPILMLTAKDGEYDEAEGLDTGADDYLTKPFSYVVLVARVRALLRRRTRAGAAVLRLGELTVDPGARRVSVGSREVALTAKEFAVLEQLATRAGEVVSKTEILEHAWDFAYEGDVNIVEVYVSALRRKLGAGWISTVRGAGYRLVDAGA; translated from the coding sequence ATGCGCCTGCTGATCGTGGAGGACGAACGCCGCCTCGCCCTGTCCCTCGCCGGAGGGCTGACGGCGGAGGGCTTCGCCGTCGACGTCGTCCACGACGGCCTCGAGGGCCTGCACCGCGCCAGTGAGGGCGCGTACGACCTGATCGTCCTCGACATCATGCTGCCGGGCATGAACGGCTACCGCGTCTGCTCCGCACTCCGGGCCGCCGGCGACGAGACGCCGATCCTGATGCTGACCGCCAAGGACGGCGAGTACGACGAGGCCGAGGGCCTCGACACGGGCGCCGACGACTATCTGACCAAGCCCTTCTCGTACGTGGTGCTGGTCGCCCGCGTACGCGCCCTGCTGCGCCGCCGCACCCGCGCCGGGGCCGCCGTGCTGCGCCTCGGGGAGCTGACGGTGGACCCGGGCGCCCGGCGGGTGTCCGTCGGCTCCCGCGAAGTGGCGCTGACGGCCAAGGAGTTCGCGGTGCTGGAGCAGCTGGCCACGCGGGCCGGCGAGGTGGTCTCCAAGACGGAGATCCTGGAGCACGCCTGGGACTTCGCGTACGAAGGCGACGTGAACATCGTCGAGGTCTACGTCAGCGCCCTCCGCCGCAAGCTCGGCGCGGGCTGGATCAGCACCGTACGGGGCGCGGGCTACCGGCTGGTGGACGCCGGTGCGTAG
- a CDS encoding DUF3830 family protein, translating to MPDRFIEVSLDKRGVSCTAKLLDDRAPITCEAVWNALPLGGDVYHAKYARNEIYALIPPFAPEEPPLENPTITPIPGDLCYFTFTQTQLATSSYGYEEQADHRGRTTVVDLALFYERNNLLINGDAGWVPGIVWGSVVDGLDRMADACQDLWRAGAIGETLNFRRVQ from the coding sequence ATGCCGGACCGCTTCATCGAAGTGTCCCTGGACAAGCGCGGTGTGAGCTGCACCGCGAAGCTGCTCGACGACCGGGCGCCGATCACCTGCGAGGCGGTGTGGAACGCCTTGCCCCTCGGCGGCGATGTCTACCACGCCAAATACGCCCGAAACGAGATCTACGCACTGATCCCGCCATTCGCACCGGAAGAACCGCCGCTCGAGAACCCCACCATCACCCCCATTCCGGGTGATCTGTGCTACTTCACTTTCACCCAGACCCAGTTGGCCACCTCGTCCTACGGCTACGAGGAGCAGGCCGACCACCGCGGCCGCACCACGGTGGTCGACCTCGCCCTCTTCTACGAACGCAACAACCTGCTGATCAACGGCGACGCCGGCTGGGTCCCCGGCATCGTCTGGGGCTCGGTAGTGGACGGCCTCGACCGCATGGCCGACGCCTGCCAGGACCTCTGGCGGGCCGGCGCGATCGGCGAGACCCTCAACTTCCGGCGCGTCCAGTAG
- a CDS encoding maleate cis-trans isomerase family protein — protein MDVSFLGGPQPQRGVGIVAPFDFALDRELWRWVPDDVSLHLTRTPFVPVEVSLDLARLVSEHETLHEAVLALTAVSPEVVAYACTSGSFVGGTAGEKAMSVAMQQAGEVPTLTTSGALLEALQELDARRVAVVTPYTKSVTDSLEDYLGEAGIAVTGRSYLGLTRHIWRVPYRDVVDMAREAVVDAPDVLFISCTNLPTYDVIPQLEAELRMPVLSANQVTVWAALQRIGKEAVGPYQALLDPVARRGPAAMAPDPAPAPPASPAPAASPADADTAPPPPAAPEAALAGADLEGGGEPPAPYDQPFPPSGTDDRGGGAQPAG, from the coding sequence ATGGATGTCTCCTTCCTCGGTGGACCGCAGCCGCAGCGCGGCGTCGGAATCGTCGCGCCGTTCGACTTCGCGCTCGACCGTGAGCTCTGGCGCTGGGTGCCGGACGACGTCTCACTGCACCTCACCCGCACCCCTTTTGTCCCCGTCGAGGTCAGCCTCGACCTCGCCCGGCTCGTCAGTGAGCACGAGACGCTGCACGAGGCCGTGCTCGCCCTGACCGCCGTGTCCCCCGAGGTCGTGGCGTACGCCTGCACATCCGGCAGCTTCGTCGGCGGCACCGCGGGCGAGAAGGCCATGAGCGTTGCCATGCAGCAGGCCGGCGAGGTGCCCACGCTCACCACCTCCGGCGCCCTGCTCGAGGCGTTGCAGGAGCTCGACGCGCGTCGCGTCGCGGTGGTCACCCCGTACACCAAGTCCGTGACCGACTCGCTCGAGGACTACCTCGGCGAGGCCGGCATCGCCGTCACCGGCCGCAGCTATCTCGGGCTGACCCGGCACATCTGGCGGGTGCCGTACCGGGACGTGGTCGACATGGCCCGCGAGGCCGTCGTCGACGCCCCGGACGTGCTGTTCATCAGCTGCACCAACCTGCCGACGTACGACGTCATCCCGCAGCTCGAAGCGGAGCTGCGGATGCCGGTGCTGTCGGCGAACCAGGTGACGGTCTGGGCCGCGCTGCAGCGCATCGGCAAGGAGGCCGTCGGCCCCTACCAGGCGCTGCTCGACCCCGTCGCGCGACGCGGGCCGGCGGCGATGGCGCCCGACCCGGCGCCCGCGCCGCCGGCGTCCCCCGCACCCGCCGCGTCCCCCGCGGACGCGGACACGGCTCCGCCCCCGCCGGCGGCACCGGAGGCCGCACTCGCGGGCGCTGACCTGGAGGGCGGCGGCGAGCCGCCGGCCCCGTACGACCAGCCGTTCCCGCCGTCCGGCACGGACGACCGGGGCGGCGGGGCACAGCCCGCGGGCTGA
- a CDS encoding maleate cis-trans isomerase family protein → MAQAVGFLYPGYSAEDDFPRLEGILRDAGAEDVRLPLVHTDIGEDAHRVDALLEMGSAHRLSAKVEEVKALGAEAVVWACTSASFVYGWDGAHAQARELSENAGLPASSTSFAFAHAVQELGAARVAIAATYPEDVAELFTAFLKAAGSEVVSMRGSGIITAAEVGTWGREEVLALARGGDHPEAEAVLLPDTALHTAAWIPDLEEALGKPVLTANQVTVWEGLRLLDRTVHTPALGKLFA, encoded by the coding sequence ATGGCACAGGCGGTGGGGTTCCTCTACCCCGGTTACTCGGCGGAGGACGACTTTCCGCGGCTGGAGGGCATCCTCCGGGACGCCGGGGCGGAGGACGTACGGCTGCCGCTCGTCCACACGGACATCGGCGAGGACGCCCACCGCGTCGACGCGCTCCTCGAGATGGGCTCCGCCCACCGGCTCTCGGCGAAGGTCGAGGAGGTGAAGGCGCTCGGCGCGGAGGCCGTCGTATGGGCGTGCACCAGCGCCAGCTTCGTCTACGGCTGGGACGGCGCGCACGCGCAGGCGCGCGAGCTGTCCGAGAACGCCGGGCTGCCCGCGTCCAGCACCTCCTTCGCCTTCGCCCACGCCGTACAGGAGCTGGGTGCCGCACGGGTCGCCATCGCCGCGACCTATCCGGAGGACGTGGCCGAGCTGTTCACGGCCTTCCTGAAGGCGGCGGGCTCCGAGGTCGTCTCGATGCGCGGCAGCGGCATCATCACCGCCGCGGAGGTCGGCACCTGGGGCCGCGAGGAGGTGCTCGCCCTGGCACGCGGCGGCGACCACCCGGAGGCCGAGGCCGTCCTGCTGCCCGACACCGCGCTGCACACCGCCGCCTGGATCCCGGACCTGGAGGAGGCACTCGGCAAGCCGGTGCTCACCGCCAACCAGGTCACCGTCTGGGAGGGCCTGCGCCTCCTGGACCGCACGGTGCACACGCCCGCCTTGGGGAAGCTCTTCGCCTGA
- the ehuC gene encoding ectoine/hydroxyectoine ABC transporter permease subunit EhuC produces the protein MMTSGMFTTWFLPGIWITIQVTVFSAALAAAVAFIIGPLRTSPYWIVRFLAGTYFEIFRGTSALVLMFWMFFALPLFGWQLVPMWAGVSALGLTYGAYGSEVVRGALAAVSPAQREAGIALSFTRLQRLRRIELPQAWPEMIPPFNNLLIELLKGTALVSVITVADMTFAGNLVRLGSNESAPIYTLLLVLYFVLAFILTRGMRALERHARAGIGQAPEKKPGFISRKLSERGERAQAGSQAAGGMG, from the coding sequence ATGATGACTTCAGGCATGTTCACCACATGGTTCCTGCCGGGGATCTGGATCACGATCCAGGTGACCGTGTTCAGCGCCGCGCTGGCTGCCGCAGTCGCCTTCATCATCGGACCGCTGCGCACCTCGCCGTACTGGATCGTGCGCTTCCTCGCCGGCACCTACTTCGAGATCTTCCGCGGCACGTCGGCACTGGTGCTGATGTTCTGGATGTTCTTCGCACTGCCCCTCTTCGGCTGGCAGCTCGTCCCGATGTGGGCCGGCGTGAGCGCGCTGGGCCTGACGTACGGCGCGTACGGTTCGGAGGTCGTACGCGGCGCACTGGCCGCAGTCTCCCCGGCCCAGCGCGAGGCGGGGATCGCGCTGAGCTTCACCAGGCTGCAGCGGCTGCGGCGGATCGAACTGCCGCAGGCGTGGCCGGAGATGATCCCGCCGTTCAACAACCTGCTGATCGAACTCCTCAAGGGCACCGCCCTGGTGTCGGTCATCACCGTGGCGGACATGACGTTCGCCGGGAACCTCGTGCGGCTGGGCAGCAACGAGAGCGCGCCGATCTACACCCTGCTCCTCGTGCTCTACTTCGTGCTCGCCTTCATCCTCACCCGCGGCATGCGGGCGCTGGAGCGGCACGCGAGGGCCGGGATCGGCCAGGCGCCGGAGAAGAAACCGGGATTCATCAGCCGCAAGCTCAGCGAGCGCGGTGAGCGTGCGCAGGCCGGCAGCCAGGCCGCGGGAGGTATGGGATGA